CAGAAGATGGCATACATGATCGATAATTCAGTATTTTTCCCGGAAGGTGATAAACTTCGGGCATTGATCGGACTGGAAATTATCAGCAATACATTTAACATCATAGAAAACAAATAAACAGCCAGGAGGGCTCCATGAGAAAACGAATTCTTGTAGCATTTGCAAGCATGATAGCACTGTGCATATTCCTACAAAAAGCTCACGCACAGGGTATTAAAATTAATGAACTTTTCTACGATCCAGCCGGAGGAGATACCGGGCATGAATGGATTGAACTTTATAACACAGGCACCCAACCTGTTCAATTAGAAGGTTGGCAGATTGAGAAAGCAGGAACAGCGTTCGAGGTGTGTTTTACCTTTCCCGAATACACGATCTATCCCCAACAATATCTTCTTGTGGGAGAATCACAGGTACCGGAAGCAGATCTTATTGGATCCCTTGCTTTTCAAAATGGAGGAACCGCAACAGACGGCGTTCGTATCCTGACCGCAGAAGGAGATACCATTGATACGATCTTGTATGATTCTCCAAATTCCAACAATCTTCCCGGAGACGCTCACCAGCCGGGGATCTATTTTACTGTCGATGTCTCTTCTGGACATTCGCTGATACGCTATCCGAACGGGCATGATACCGATAATTGCGAAGAAGATTTCTTCGAATGCGAATACCCCACACCGGGTGCACCAAACGAGATTCCCCAGGATGTCATTATACAGAATGTATCGATTCAACCGGAACACCCTGACAGTACAGACCAGGTGTATCTGCACTTTTCTGCCTATAACAACTCAGATATTCAAATACAGGCAGACAGTTGCTCATATAAAGTATTTTTATGTGGGGCACTTGTTACGCAAGGAGTTATTCAAGAAGAAATCCAGAGCCATAACACGCACCAGATCGAACTGCTTCTAGGCACATTTGCAAATGGATTATATGATTATTATATTGAACTTATCCTATCGACAGACACAACCCCATCAAACAATTCTTACGAATCGTCTTTTCTTGTCGGCAATTCTCCGATTATTATTAACGAGATCATGTACATGCCCGGCACACCGAACGTTGAGTGGATCGAACTGTTCAATAATTCTGCGGACACTTTCACTGTTATGGACTGGCATATGAAAGATGCCACTTCGAGCTGGTGCACGGTTATTTCACAGAAAAAGCTTCTTCCGTTTTCATATATCGTCTTAACCGAAGATACAACCGCCGTGAAAGTTTATTATGAATATGACATAACACTTGCGCAGACCAACGATTGGGCATCGCTGAACAACACTTCTCCCGATGAAGTTTTCATCTCAGATAAATACTATACCCAGCTTGATTCCATGGGCTACGATCCCACTCAGTTTTCATGTTCCTACAATTATTCCCTGGAGCGCATCAATCCTTATGAAGAAATCCCAGATAATTGGGGTGTTTCCAAAGATAGTCTTGGTGCAACACCGGGACGGGTTAACAGCATCACGCCAAAGCAATATGACATTGCCGTAACTGCGCTTATGAAACAGAAAAACGGGGAAGATCTTACCTTAACGGGGAAATGCAAAAACATTGGTTTTAATCCCATGTATGATATCGAATACATCTTCTTCGATGATCTGAACCGGAACGACCATTATGAAGAAGGAGAAGGAATGTGGACAGGATTATTTGAACTCCCATCTGGTGACACGACGAGTTTTTCCTACACCTTTGAACCGGAAACAGGTTATTATCAATATGGATTTTATATCAAAGATTCGCAGGATATGGACCTTTCAAATAATCTTTTGCTGACAACCCATAACACGATCGGGTCACACCCACTTTGTATCAACGAGATCCAGGCAGCACCTACTGGAGACCAACCCGAATGGATAGAGCTACTTAACATCTTCGATTTTCCACTCAATATTTCAGGATGGACAATTGCTGACGAGAACGATACTCTTATCATCGAATCATCTCAGAAAACGATTTCCCAAAACGAATATCTCGTGATTCTCCCGAATTTAAATGACACACTTACCCTGAAGACACACTTTACATATTTAGATACATTGCCTAATTTTGTGTTCGCTTGGAATCTACCCTCGCTCAATAATGGCGATGATATACTCATGCTCTTTGATGCAAATGGTTGCATGATCGACAGCATACATTATTACAGTGACTGGAAAGAGATCGAAGACAATTCACTCGAACGGATCAATCCGCATCTGCCAACTGAAAATACAGATAACTGGGATAGTTCCGTAAGTAGTTTCGGTGGAACGCCGGGCAAAAAGAACAGCTTATATGTCGAGCACATTATTCCTGATGTCGAACTCACCGTTACCCCTAATCCGTTATCGTACAGGGAAAAGAAATCTGTCCTCATCGAATATAACCTGCCGGAACCTATCTCACAGATCAATATCCGCATCTTTGATATGAAGGGCAGGATGCTGCGATGGCTTACAGACCAGCAATGGGTCGGCTCGCAGGGAACGGTTATCTGGGACTGCAAGAACGAGAACGGAGATGTCGTACCGATCGGCATATATATTGTACATATGGAAGGTGGTGGAAAGCAGGGTGGTAGGATGTACGAAAAGGCAACCACGATGGTCATAGGAGAAAAATGAAGAAAGTATGTTATTTGCTTCTGATAGTAATCATTTCTGGCTGTGCGACGATTACTCAAGGAACGAAGGAAGAGGTTATGTTTACCAGTAAACCCGACAGTACAGAAGTATGGGTTTCTGGAAAGAAAATAGGGTATACTCCAACTTCAGCAGAAATCAGTACGTTTGGAAGAAAGGAAGTCACATTAATATACCCAAACGGAACGAAAGCTAAATACGTACTTAAGAAAACAATCAGTCCTGCGGTATTATTGAACCTTCTTCTTGTTGCTCCAGAATTATGCCTTATTGGAATTGGAACCGACATTATTTCTGGAGGAGGATGGACGTTTGTTGATAAGAAAGTTAGCAAGAAATTAAAGAGTACAATTAACAAAGCAGAAGGCAATGAAGTCACATTAGAAGTACAGACAGAACCATGGAGGATCAAACCAGAGCTATATTTATTACTATCCGGCGGCGGATGTTATGGGAAAGTTGGCGAAAGTGGAGACAGAAAAAATATTGTTACAGGGGATCTTTACTTTGAAACCATTTTATCCTTAAGAGATATTCTACATTTCGGAATCGGGGGAAATTATGGACTCCTACAATATAAAAAAAACGATAATGTAACCTATTATACATTATATTTTCTTTTTAAGGGAGCTCCAAAAGTAGAAAATATTAATAGGGGTTATGTTTTATTACATCTTGGGGGTGGAGATATTTTTGCGAATAACGAAGAACCATTTTCTTGCTCAAGACAGTATTTTTATATTGCCTTTGGAGTTGGGATGGATTTGGGAAAGAAAATATATGCAGAAATATTAATAAAAGGTATTTCACATAAGTGCCCTAAAATGCCTACCGAATCTATTGGTTTGAAGGTTGGATTCAGGCTTCCAAATATATTGCAATAAAGAGATTATGAAAAATATAGCGTTATGTTTTTTGGTTATTATACTTTCTGCTTGTGCAACCATATCACATGGCCCGATCGAGGAAGTTTCGTTTTCAAGTGAAACAGACAGCGTGGATGTTTTAATAAACGAAAAACACATCGGTCAAATGCCGGTTTCTGCCGATCTATGGAAAATAAAAACCCAGGATGTCACATTCATAATGCAGGACGAGTACAAGTTTTATTATACGCTTAAAACCAAACCAAGCGTGGAAATGCTCAAAAACATCGTGTTTTGTTACCCCCTCATACCTGTCGGGCTCGCGATGGTCGGCATTGATGCTATTGGCAGATCGGGATTTGATTTTAAGGAAGTAACAGTTCAGTTTAAAACATTTGGTGCCGATACGCTATT
This region of Candidatus Cloacimonadota bacterium genomic DNA includes:
- a CDS encoding lamin tail domain-containing protein, with amino-acid sequence MRKRILVAFASMIALCIFLQKAHAQGIKINELFYDPAGGDTGHEWIELYNTGTQPVQLEGWQIEKAGTAFEVCFTFPEYTIYPQQYLLVGESQVPEADLIGSLAFQNGGTATDGVRILTAEGDTIDTILYDSPNSNNLPGDAHQPGIYFTVDVSSGHSLIRYPNGHDTDNCEEDFFECEYPTPGAPNEIPQDVIIQNVSIQPEHPDSTDQVYLHFSAYNNSDIQIQADSCSYKVFLCGALVTQGVIQEEIQSHNTHQIELLLGTFANGLYDYYIELILSTDTTPSNNSYESSFLVGNSPIIINEIMYMPGTPNVEWIELFNNSADTFTVMDWHMKDATSSWCTVISQKKLLPFSYIVLTEDTTAVKVYYEYDITLAQTNDWASLNNTSPDEVFISDKYYTQLDSMGYDPTQFSCSYNYSLERINPYEEIPDNWGVSKDSLGATPGRVNSITPKQYDIAVTALMKQKNGEDLTLTGKCKNIGFNPMYDIEYIFFDDLNRNDHYEEGEGMWTGLFELPSGDTTSFSYTFEPETGYYQYGFYIKDSQDMDLSNNLLLTTHNTIGSHPLCINEIQAAPTGDQPEWIELLNIFDFPLNISGWTIADENDTLIIESSQKTISQNEYLVILPNLNDTLTLKTHFTYLDTLPNFVFAWNLPSLNNGDDILMLFDANGCMIDSIHYYSDWKEIEDNSLERINPHLPTENTDNWDSSVSSFGGTPGKKNSLYVEHIIPDVELTVTPNPLSYREKKSVLIEYNLPEPISQINIRIFDMKGRMLRWLTDQQWVGSQGTVIWDCKNENGDVVPIGIYIVHMEGGGKQGGRMYEKATTMVIGEK